A window of Nicotiana sylvestris chromosome 8, ASM39365v2, whole genome shotgun sequence genomic DNA:
GCATATATATTCACCAATGCATTGagtagggaacattttgaaagaaatagggTGAAGCTGGGGCTATTGAAACCTAATTAAGAACCTGATTTCGATCAgttggctatgaaaatcaccttcaggtaaaattagctaaagtattttctggccaagtctaactcacttTAATACCATTGCAGGTAAACACTCATAATGATTATAGAAGCTGTAGATGCATTGCATGGGTAATGAAAGAAGATTGAAATTTTCAAAGacaggtcaagaacctggttcttgtaccaaagaATAGTAGTCATGTGCATTCTTTAATACACATCTTGAAAAGGTATAAATATCAACTGGCATGTCATCCACCTTTTCAGACTCTGCTGTCACGTCTTTTCGTTTCAAATCctttccatctccctctgaaacgtTGCATCTCCACAAGCACTATCGCCATTTCAGAACCGGTTCCTATCTCTCTCCTCATAATTATCTTTTCTCTTTTAAAACCCCCTCTTCTCTTCACTGATCATACTCCCTCATTAGACCTTTTCCAAAGATTTTCAACTCTATCTCTTCAATGGCTGATAATCTCTCCAAAATCCATTCCTTAGTCGACACTAACCCATAGAAAACCCTTGAGTCCTTCGTCCCCGATAAATACTCTATCACCATCCCTGTCCTAACCACAAAAACCACCTCTAACCCAAATTTCCCTTCACCCTCCAATTCTAAGGCGACTATCTCAGAAACCCCAAAAGTAATTGATCCTTCATCTCTATCTTCAGAGATTCTCATTGACCAAGGAAaaagtggagaacaaggtaaaAGTCCTAAGGTTGTAGAGGTTTCTAGGTATAGGGTTGATCAACCTTCCGCCATTAGTGCTTCCGATTCTATGGTGGCCATGGAGCCTATTGAGGATGAAACTATCGCAACCATCTTTGTTTTATCTGCATATGGAATATTGCATGAGGTAAATTCTTGTGTACCCAAGTCTCAGAGGAATGAGACACAGGGACTAGTGGGAGAAGGAGCCATGGTGCTTGTTGAAGGCTCTGCACCAGTAGAAACTACTGGGCCCTCTTGTGAGGTACCTGACCCCTCTCCGGAGGAAACAGGTCAAGGTTCCCACTCCCAGTCCAGTTCTACTCCTGCACCTTCTCCACACTTTGTTGTTGAGCCCTTGGACATTATAGCCTCTGAGATGAGGTCTAGCGATGAGGAATATCAAGACAACATTGCTCTTGATGCATTCATAGTCAAGCGAAAGGTAGAAATCATCCCTGATTGTTCTACTAAGTGACCTACTACTAGGTTGCAAGCAAAGGTAGCTTATGACTCTGCCCTTCAAAAGAGCAAAAAGAGTAGTAAGAATAAAAGGAAGAGACTAGTGAAAAACAATGAAGTAGTGTATGATAAGGATGTCCCTATGGTGGAAGTTGAGGAGGAAACAACAGAGTAACCTAGTTCCTTGGTGCAAAGGTCCCAGAAGAAGAAGCAATCTGCTTTAGTTGAGAATGTTACAACCCCAAGTtcaaaattgaaagttgttgCGAATAGTGGAAAGCTAAAGGATGTTGTGAGTGAATCATCAGGTTCTGATGAGGATGTGTTGATCAAGTCTAGTGGAAAGGAAAATCAAGTGTTGAAAAGTCTGGCAAGAGAAAGTTGGAACCTACAAAGGAACTTGTTTCTGCGAAAAGGGTGAGAAGTGAAACTAGTTATGCTTAAGAACGATTAAGGCACCAAAAGGTCCTATTGGATCGCACTTTGACCCAGCAATTTCTGATATGGCTGGTATGGGACAAGTCATTGCAATGGTTGAGTTTCAATGGTCGGGGAATCTATtccaaatggatgcacccaaggtGTATGAGGATGAGGTTCAAAGCTTCTATGCCAGCCTCTTTCATGTTGATACTGACCATATTTGTGCCTTGGTTAATAGGGTAGATATTGTGTTTGATGTGAGTCTTCTAGGGGATATTCTGAAAGTCCCTACGGTTGGTGTGTCTACGGTGAAAGATATGTGTGGGTCAAACTTCTAAAATGCTGTTGTGAAGGATAATGCAAACCAGAAGGGGGACCAGGTTCACAAGAAGCCTTGCTCCCTGTTTACAAGTTGTTCTTCGAGCTGGTGAACAAGGTTCTTTTACCCCGTGCTGATAGGAGGTCCATGACTTCCAGGTCTGACTTGTATCTAATGGAGCAACTAGATGGATTTACACCTGTGAGCTTGCTGCCATCATGATTGAACATATGTAGAAGGTAACAACTTTCAAGGATGGCAATCATGGCCTTCCGTATGGGTTTCTTCTTAAGCACGTGTTTAAGTTCTTCAAAGTGCCACTAGGACAAGACAAAGTAGGGACCAAGAAGCAAACCTTCTCTTAAACAACATTGGAAGAATGTGAGTGCATCGAGAAGAATGGAGGTTGGGCAGTACATCAACAATCTCTCAGCTCATCAATGCTTAAAATAGTGCAACTGAGGAGATTCGAAGGTTGAAGGCAAGGAACGCTATCCTGAAAGGTCAGTAGGACCAAGGGGCCACAAAGTCAAATGAGGAAGTAGTTCGTTTGACAAAAGAAAATGCTGATCTCAAGGCACAAGTGGAGAACCCGAAAGCAGACTGCTCAACGAGCAAAAGTCGGTGAATGCCCGGATAGAACTAGTTCTCCAAACCCTTGCTGCAGCTTCCAAGCCCtctactcctagtgccccctaagcaACCCTTTTAGTGACCAGTTTCTAGATTTTCTAATTTTGTTCTAATGACTTGGTAGTTGtgtttgtttcttttgttttgacgTGGATGGGATATATCAGTACTGCTCCCGATTTCAACAGTCCGATCTTTGTCTTTGCTTTATGAGCAAAGGCATATGtttttgttagtttgtatgagtccaccaaaccaTAGAGTACCTGTtcctctacaagattctgctgagaatgctaataaaacagtatgtaaataaggcagaggatttttacgtggaaaaatcccacataaggggatcaaaaaaccacgacctacacatgtaggattttaacttcactaacttgtaatctacatattacaagccactttacaatattTCCTACTGCAAAgtatttactcaactaacttgtggtgctcttaccacaagccactttgtgactatcctagttacaaaggctttttctaacttgtgatgctctcaccacaagccactttataactctacaattacaaagacttttccttatgactaaatctagtcacaatataaactcaaggagtttacggattttCAAAAGGACACCAGtctatcttttaggaactggtctgTAGTTGCGTTCAatcttgttcttcaagctcgtgaggattgatttctctgttgttgcaagaggcttgaatgagaaacagaaaccttctagtgatgttttgtataaagctcattgtgggtacatcttgatcacatcacttgaaatgatgtgagtactttgtttggttagagaatgagtgggcggacagtgcagtgcggcagaaCCAGTGCCatcagtcacttcatttccagtTGTGTTCAACTGAgtttgtactgctatgaggaaaccacaagAGCATCAGGTCTTTGTGTTGGTTTCTAGCTCCTGAAGTtgtagcagttcacctttagTTGGAATCCGTTAAAGCTTGCAGCagtccaagtaggtcaggttctctatctggttcttaatagtaagtttgttatatcatcaaaacataagtcaAGAGTATTTAAGATCTATCAATTTCCCTCTTTTTGATGATGAAAAACTTAGCATTTATAATGTGGAATTAGAGCAGTACCAGTTCAAAGTATCAGGGAACATAGAGAGTTCCCCCTGAGACTATGCCTTATCGTAACAAAAGTTTACATGATTAGAGCAGTAAGAACTTAAGAACCAGTCCCCCAATATGTTCCCCCCTGAGTCctattttcccccttttggcatcattaaaaagaacaaCAGCACAAAGAAGTCCAGTTAAGCTATCTCAtaccacatatgtgcacacaatcatgatagAGAATAGAACACAGAGAGAGAGTACTGGACTTAATAAAAAGAGGATTTAATATAAAAACACAGGAGCAGTAGTAGTACATCCCAAccatcaaaaaaaaagaaacaaaaaaacatCTACCAAACatcaacaaagaaacaaaaacagACGAAACATATCCAaaaaactggtcactgaaggggttcTTAAGGGGCACTAGGAGTAAACGACTTGGTAGCTGCAGCAAGTGTCTGGAGAACGAGGTCTATTCGGGTGTTTcccgacttttgctcattgaACAGTTCTGCCTTCAGGTTCTCAACTTGCGCCCAGAGATCAGCATTCTCCTAAGTCAAATGAGTCACTTCATCATTCGACATGGGAACCCCTcgggcttgctgaccttccaggatagcattcctagACTTCAACCGACGAATTTCCTCAGCTGCATTGTTCTGGGCATTGATAAGTTGAGACAcggttgatgtacttcctaccccCTATACTTATCCACACACTCGCACTCTTCCAAAGTTGTATGTGAGAAGGTCTACTTTCGAGTCTGCACTTTACCTATTCCAAGTGGAACTTTAAAGAATTTGAACACTGGGGTAAGCAAGAATCCATAGGGAATGCCACGATTACCGTCCTTGAAGGTGGCAACCTTTTGCATGTGTTCTATCATAATAGCAGGCAGACTCACAAGATTGAAACCGTCCAGTTGCTCTATTAGGAATTGGTCGGACTTAGAAGTCACTGACCTCCTTTCAGCTCGAGGCAACAGGACTTTGTTAACTAATTCAAACAGCAGTTGGTAAACCGGGAGTAGTGTTTActtatggatctggtcccctTTCTGATTAGGATTGTCTTTCACCACTGCATTTTTGAATTTATACCGACAAACATCTCGTACACTCGACACCCCAACTATAGGAACTTTTAAAATCTCTCCAAGCAATTTTACATCAAAGACGATGTCCACCCCATTGACCAAAGCACAGACATAGTTAGTATCAACTGGAAAGAGACTAGCAAAGAAACTTTGTACCTCCTCCTCATACACCTTAGGTACATCAATGTGAAATAGATGCACCCATTGTTGAAACTCGACCATTTCCAGAATTTGGCGCATTTCGGCAATCTCAGAGATTATTGGGTCAAACGTATGACCCAGCAGAACTTTTTGATGCCTCAGGCGCTCAGAGTCAAGGCTGACTTCACTTCTCATTTTTTTCACAGGACTAGGTTCTTCAACAGATTCATACTTGCATTTCCTAAACTTTTCTCCACTGACTTTGCCTTTTCTTTTGGATTTGACTAGTACATCCTTATTAGACATGGAAAACTCACTCACTACCTCATTCATCTTAGACTTAGATGTTGACCCTTTCTCCATTGAAACAGGCTCTGCCTTTTTCGAGGACCACCTAACAAGTGAACCAGGTTCCTTTGGAGTTCCCTCTTCCACCTCGACTACAGGGATAGGCTCATCACTTACAGGTATACCATTCTTCAccaactttcttcttttcttcttactactCTTCTTGCTCTTTTGGAGAGCAGAGTCGTAAGCCACTTTGACTTGAAGCCTGGTAGTAGgttgtttgatttcaaactcagGAGTGGACACAACCCTTCGCTTACTAATGAACACATCAAGAGCCACATTGTCTAGGTTTTCTTGAATTTCCACGGGCACAACATCGAATACAGGAACAACACTGTCCTGGGGATGAGAGCCCTGACCTGGGTCCTCCGGAGAGGGATCGGGTTCCTCATGTGGTGCCCTAGTAGTGTATGCTACAGCATCCCATTCAACAGCCACAGTGGCCCATTCTTCCTCCACACTGTGTGTCTTATTTTTCTGGGAAGTAATTTCATGCAATACCCCATCAGCGGATACTACAAACACAGTTACGACATCTTTCACTTCTTCAACCGGTGCTTCCACAACCATGGATTCGATGGCAACGAGGGCAGAATCCTTTGTGAACTGAGtattttgaccttgttctccacttagGGTTTGACTGGTGGGAATAATAGAGGATGGAGAAAATGGAACAACAGTTTCAAGGGTTTCTGAGTTGGGAAACTAGAGAAGGTGTGACTGCGGCAGTAGGAGTGATAGAGGGTGATGAAGGCTCAGTGAAAGCGAGAGGTTCCATAGATAGGTATGTGGTAGTTACAACTGAGGTAGAGAGATTAAAAGTTTTCTCAGCCATTGGAAGAAGTGGTGTGACGATCCTTCTCTCCTTTTTTGTGATTCTAGAGTGGGACTTATGGTTAAGAAGAGCAAAAGAGAGGGTTTTTAAAAGGAGAGGATAATTATAAAGGGAAAGGAATAGGTACCAGTTCTGAAATGGCAGTTGGGCGTGGAGAAGTGAGATGTTTTAGAGGGAGATGGAATGTTTTGAATTGAAGGGACGTGATAGTAGGATCTGAAAAGTTTATGACATGGAAACTGTATTTTGTACcctttttaagacgtgtattaaaaGAATGCATAGAACTACTAACCTGTTGgtacaagaacctggttcttgacatttttttaaaagaataaatCATCTTTTATCATTCACGCACTGCCTCTATCTCCTCTATGCTCATCATGTGTGTTTACCTACAACGCTATTGAAGTAAGTTAGACATTACCAGAAAACACTTTGAGCCAGTTATTTCTTTAAGGATAAGAGCCAGCCAAAGAGGAATCAGGTTCTTAATTTGGCCTTAACAGTCCTAGttttactctgtttctttcaaactgttccctacttagtgccttggtgaaaatgtctgcaatttgatcttctgtgctgtagaacttcatacatatcaaccctttctccacgttatctctcagaaaatgatgcctcacatcaatatgttttgtccttttatgttgaattggattcttggccatgttgagtgcactggtgttgtcacatagTAGGGGCACACTCTCAATGAGTACCCCAAAATCCTCCAGTTACTGCTTGATCTATAGAAGTTGAGCACAACAGAATGCTGCTgctacatattcagcttcagctgTTGACAAAGCCACTGAATTCTACTTCCTTGTTCCCCAAGAAATAAGACATGAACCTaagaagtgagccattccagagATGTTTTttctgtccacaagataacctgcatagtctgcatcagcatacccaatcaGATTAAAAATGTCACCTGATGGATAATACAGCaccaggtcctgtgttcctttgaaatatctcagtattcttttggtagccttcaagtgagattccttaggatttgattgaaaccttgcacacaGCCCCACGCTAAAAACAATATCAGGTCGACTTGTAGTGAGATAAAggagagacccaataatgcctctatacattgtttggttcacaggagatccagtttcatctatgtccagtcgagtggcagttgcaatgggagtgtctatcacctttgatgcttccatgtcaaacctcttcaagagttcCCTGATGTATTTTGTTGACAAATGGAAGTACATTTGGGGACTATTTTACTTGAAAACCCAAGAAGAAGTTTaattcccccatcatgctcatttcaaatttgcttcccataagttttgcaaattcttcacacagagagtcagttgttgctccaaaaatgatatcatcaacataaacctgaataatgagcaggttccttcctcatttctttaagaaaagagtattgtcaattttctctctcttaaaaccattttctaagaggAATTTTGATAGTCTTTcctaccaagctcgaggagcctgctttaTCTCGTACAGAGCTTAGTCCAGTttgaacacatattcagggtgctcatgacattcaaaccctaggggttgcttcacatagacttcttccttaaggagtccattcaaaaatgcactcttgacatccatttggaacaaggtgaattccatatgagatgcaaaagcgattagaaTTCTTATAGCTTCCATGCGAACCACTGGAGCaaacgtttcatcatagtcaatcccttcctcctgattgtagccttggaccactagcctgaccttgttccttgtggtaattccatGTTCGTCGAGATTGTTTCTGAATACTCatctggttcctataatggtttgATCTGGGGGTCTGGGTACCAGGTGACACACActgtttctctcaaactgatACAGCCCGCTTGCATGGTTGTAATCTAATCTGCATCTTTTAAGGCTTCCTTGATGTTTTTGGGTTCTATctgggagagaaaggctgagaaggcaagtgaatttctggctctTGACCTGGTTTGAACTCTAAAATCGAGAGGAGTGATtccctgaactgcatcaaccactcttttttcagcttcagtggttgtaattgaagtgCTTGGTTCTGTTGATGATGAGGCAGCGTTGTCTTCATTTGGCTCATTTACTTGACTCGTCATATCTGCCTTTCCgtttgtcatgttaatgacttcaccaggAACAAGTAaaggttctccatcttgatcttcctcatcactcttctcaaatgatggatgagattcatcaaaaataacatggatactttcctcaacacattgagtccgattgttatatatcttgtaggccttgctttgagaagagtaacTAAGAAATATTCCTTCGTCACTCTTGGCATCGAActtaccaagctgatcctttccattgttgagaacatagcatttgcatccaaatgttcttaggtgagtcagcttgggttttcttccattcaacaattcataCAGGATCTTGTTCAGAAGTGATCTAATCATGCACTTGTTCActaagtagcaggcagtgttgacagcttcagcccagaagttctttgcaattccactgtcaatcaacattgttcttgccatttcttccagagttcggttcttcctttctactactccattttgctggggagttctaggagctgagaagttgtgagtgattcCATTTTCATTAcagaattcatcaaatttgacattgtcaaattctgtcccatgatctgatctaatgtatataactctagactccatcttcaccttgATTTTCTTCACAAATGCCACAAATACTTCAACAGTTTCATCTTTTGTTCTGAGAAACAAAGTACATGTGAATCTGGAATAGTCCTCCACAATTACgaaaatgtatctttttcctcctctgctttgcaccctcataggtccacacagatccatatgcagaagctgaagcggctttgaggtgctcacatctcttttagacttaaaagaggaATTCACATATTTTCCTCTAGCACAGGCATCACAGACTTTTTGTATCTTGAATTATGACATAGGCAGActatggaccaggtccttctgaattagtttgttcagaagagaaaagcttgcatggcccagtcttctgtgccatagttcagcatcatcgTCAACAGCTTTCAAAAAACTCATATCACCACTCTGTAAAGATttgaaatcagcaacatagatgttcttgtatcttttggccaccagTACTATTTCACCAATCACAAGATCAGTaactgtacatattttggacaagaattccaccttgtttcctttatcacagatttgagaaACACTCATGAGACTGTACTTAAtcc
This region includes:
- the LOC138874742 gene encoding secreted RxLR effector protein 161-like → MYFHLSTKYIRELLKRFDMEASKVIDTPIATATRLDIDETGSPVNQTMYRGIIGSLLYLTTSRPDIVFSVGLCARFQSNPKESHLKATKRILRYFKGTQDLVLYYPSGDIFNLIGYADADYAGYLVDRKNISGMAHFLGSCLISWGTRK